In Candidatus Contubernalis alkalaceticus, the following proteins share a genomic window:
- a CDS encoding DNA methyltransferase, with protein sequence MKLSEVESFLENFVFQEVCQGKEMLALPSVTRIEKNIIEGNEVFYYINEYWTSKQRQASSLQEISYRACFKPQLPRFFIEMFTEKNDLVYDPFMGRGTTVIEAVLMGRNALGNDINPLSKILTEPRINLPRGEEVLERLLEIEFYPGLRAEIDLSMFYHTDTEAELVSLRQYLEERKRQEREDKVDRWIRMVATNRLTGHSPGFFSIYTLPPNQAASRERQKKINTKRNQFPQYKDVKKIILKKSRSLLKDITPDICKSVNKRGEGALLFSEEAGFTRSIQEGSVQLTVTSPPFLDIVQYSEDNWLRCWFNALKIELIEKKITMAKTVDRWSEVMQKVFYELYRITRRGGWVAFEVGEIRKGKVKLEEYVVPIGIKAGFTCAGVLVNEQDFTKTANIWGINNNSKGTNTNRVVLFHKE encoded by the coding sequence GTGAAATTATCAGAAGTGGAAAGTTTTCTGGAAAACTTTGTATTTCAAGAAGTCTGCCAGGGCAAAGAAATGCTGGCATTACCGTCAGTTACACGCATAGAAAAGAATATTATTGAGGGAAATGAGGTTTTCTATTATATTAATGAATATTGGACTTCTAAGCAGAGGCAGGCTTCTTCCCTTCAAGAGATATCCTACCGTGCCTGTTTTAAGCCTCAACTGCCCCGTTTTTTCATTGAAATGTTTACAGAAAAGAATGACCTGGTTTATGACCCATTTATGGGCCGGGGAACCACGGTTATAGAGGCAGTCTTGATGGGAAGAAATGCCCTGGGAAACGATATCAATCCCTTGAGCAAAATATTGACAGAACCCCGAATTAACCTTCCCCGGGGGGAGGAAGTTCTGGAGAGGCTGTTAGAAATAGAGTTTTATCCCGGCTTGAGAGCGGAGATAGACCTGTCCATGTTTTATCATACAGATACCGAGGCAGAGTTAGTTTCTCTGCGGCAGTATTTGGAGGAAAGAAAGAGACAGGAGAGGGAGGACAAGGTAGACCGGTGGATTAGGATGGTGGCTACCAACCGTCTTACGGGGCATTCACCGGGGTTTTTCTCCATATATACCCTGCCTCCTAACCAGGCTGCCAGCCGGGAAAGGCAGAAAAAAATCAATACAAAGAGGAATCAGTTTCCACAGTATAAGGATGTAAAAAAAATTATTCTAAAAAAATCCAGGTCTTTGTTGAAAGATATTACCCCTGATATTTGTAAGTCAGTAAATAAAAGGGGAGAAGGGGCTCTGCTTTTTTCGGAGGAGGCCGGATTTACCCGGTCTATCCAGGAGGGAAGTGTGCAGCTTACGGTAACCTCTCCACCTTTTCTAGATATTGTGCAGTATTCTGAAGATAACTGGCTTAGGTGTTGGTTTAATGCTCTAAAAATTGAATTAATTGAAAAAAAAATTACCATGGCCAAAACTGTGGATCGATGGTCTGAAGTTATGCAGAAGGTTTTTTATGAATTGTACCGAATTACCCGCCGGGGAGGTTGGGTAGCCTTTGAGGTGGGAGAGATAAGGAAGGGTAAAGTGAAATTGGAGGAGTATGTTGTTCCTATAGGGATAAAGGCGGGTTTTACCTGTGCCGGGGTGTTGGTGAATGAACAGGACTTTACTAAAACCGCCAACATATGGGGGATTAATAATAATTCTAAGGGCACCAATACCAATCGAGTAGTGTTGTTTCATAAAGAATAG
- a CDS encoding bifunctional folylpolyglutamate synthase/dihydrofolate synthase: MNYLEALDWIHSIGRFGIKPGLARMSKMMELLGNPQKKIKVIHIAGTNGKGSTAAFLSKILEEAGYSVGLYTSPYLEAFTNRMAINGNDIPEDRLVEIVNIVKPMVDDISKDFELGQMTEFEVVTCIAFYYFAAQDTDFVVLEVGLGGRLDATNVVENPLVSVITNIGLEHTEVLGDTIEKIAGEKAGIIKEGAPVVTAVPRPEAMKVIQKKCQDKNAHLFVLRESVNIEIEELSLNGQSFHYVNPQGLQLKDLFISLLGEHQIINASTAVAVIEILQGKGFHIPEAAVRKGLKAARWAGRLELMGKDPLLILDAAHNLDGVRSLKKALQDQVKYEKLVLVIGILGDKALDEMLKEIIPLADKIIITKPDSPRAAEPEAVADVAEKYARYPMILEDSIPRAVNIAMTLAEPEDLVLICGSLYTISEARKAVQRLPAL, encoded by the coding sequence ATGAACTATTTAGAAGCGTTAGATTGGATACACAGTATTGGCCGGTTTGGTATAAAGCCAGGACTGGCGAGAATGAGCAAAATGATGGAGCTTTTGGGAAATCCTCAAAAAAAAATTAAGGTAATTCATATTGCCGGAACCAATGGAAAGGGTTCCACCGCTGCTTTCCTTTCTAAAATATTAGAAGAGGCAGGTTACAGTGTAGGATTATACACTTCTCCTTACCTGGAGGCATTTACCAACCGCATGGCTATTAATGGAAATGATATTCCCGAAGATCGTCTGGTTGAAATTGTTAACATAGTTAAACCTATGGTGGATGATATTTCAAAAGATTTTGAGTTGGGTCAGATGACGGAGTTTGAGGTAGTTACTTGTATTGCTTTTTATTACTTTGCTGCTCAAGACACTGACTTTGTTGTGCTGGAGGTGGGTTTGGGAGGTAGGCTGGATGCTACTAACGTGGTGGAAAATCCATTGGTGTCTGTAATCACCAATATCGGGTTGGAACACACTGAGGTGTTGGGGGACACAATCGAAAAAATCGCTGGGGAAAAAGCCGGTATAATCAAAGAGGGTGCTCCGGTAGTTACAGCTGTGCCAAGGCCTGAGGCGATGAAGGTAATCCAAAAAAAGTGCCAGGATAAGAATGCTCACTTGTTTGTTCTGAGAGAAAGTGTAAATATCGAAATAGAGGAACTTTCTTTAAATGGACAGTCTTTCCACTACGTAAACCCTCAGGGTTTACAGTTAAAAGATTTGTTTATCAGCCTCTTAGGGGAACATCAAATTATAAATGCCTCCACAGCCGTTGCTGTTATTGAAATATTGCAGGGGAAAGGGTTCCATATTCCTGAAGCTGCTGTTCGCAAGGGGCTTAAAGCAGCTCGCTGGGCAGGAAGGCTGGAATTAATGGGTAAAGATCCTCTGCTGATTCTAGATGCTGCTCATAACCTTGATGGGGTGAGAAGTTTAAAAAAAGCTCTGCAGGATCAGGTGAAGTATGAAAAGCTGGTGCTGGTAATAGGGATTTTAGGGGATAAAGCTCTGGATGAAATGCTCAAGGAAATTATACCTCTAGCAGATAAAATAATTATTACTAAACCAGATAGTCCCCGAGCGGCTGAACCGGAGGCCGTTGCTGATGTGGCGGAAAAATATGCCCGGTATCCTATGATCTTAGAGGACTCTATTCCCCGGGCTGTTAACATAGCTATGACTTTGGCGGAGCCGGAAGATTTGGTTTTAATATGTGGCTCACTTTACACTATATCTGAAGCTAGAAAAGCCGTACAACGGCTGCCTGCTTTATAA
- a CDS encoding FMN-binding protein, whose amino-acid sequence MKLHKIGIYFLVIALIGVLALGCGDDAATADGDVYTGEAQGFGGTIKVEVTMDEGEIVDIKIVEESETANIGDADSMAGLLDDIIAAGGTGGVDIKSGATVTSEAIFAAVDDALSKAE is encoded by the coding sequence ATGAAGTTACATAAGATTGGCATTTACTTCTTGGTAATAGCCTTGATAGGAGTCCTGGCTCTTGGATGTGGTGATGATGCTGCGACTGCTGATGGAGATGTTTACACCGGAGAAGCACAGGGTTTCGGAGGAACAATTAAGGTTGAAGTTACCATGGACGAGGGGGAAATCGTTGATATAAAGATTGTTGAGGAGAGTGAAACCGCCAATATTGGTGACGCCGACTCTATGGCCGGGCTTCTAGATGATATTATTGCTGCTGGAGGCACTGGTGGTGTAGATATTAAGTCTGGGGCAACAGTTACTTCTGAAGCTATATTTGCTGCTGTAGATGATGCTTTGTCCAAAGCAGAATAA
- the rsxC gene encoding electron transport complex subunit RsxC — MTTKTFKGGTHPPHDKPAASKPIVTATAPSRVVIPLSQHSGAPCEPLVKVGDEVKMGQKIGDVKAFISAPVHSSVSGKVVEIAPYFNPGGSSPMCVVIESDGKDIWAEDVKPNKPLEELTGEEIIKITKEAGIVGLGGAAFPTHVKLIPPEGGLEALILNGAECEPYLTCDHRLMVERAEDLIYGTKAMMKALQARKCYIGIEVNKPDAIAVVREAIGGDSSIEVVELEVKYPQGSGKQLVTAVMNGMEVPSGKRSTDVGVQVSNTGTAIVIADAIKTGRPLIDTVITVAGSGVNENANLLVRVGTIFTEIVEQCGGVKDNAAKIIMGGPMMGGAVPSLDFPICKATSGVLILTKEESVIHEILPCIKCGRCVNVCPAFIMPNFISNAGEQNNYAAAKKFNVDECIECGSCAFVCPAKRPIVQWIRLCKAEIRAMSSK, encoded by the coding sequence TTGACCACTAAAACCTTTAAGGGTGGCACGCATCCTCCCCACGACAAGCCTGCAGCAAGCAAGCCTATAGTAACAGCTACGGCACCTTCGCGGGTAGTTATTCCTCTGAGCCAGCACTCTGGCGCGCCTTGTGAACCATTGGTTAAGGTAGGGGATGAGGTAAAGATGGGCCAAAAAATTGGCGATGTCAAAGCCTTTATTTCTGCACCCGTCCATTCCAGTGTATCAGGCAAAGTTGTTGAAATAGCTCCCTATTTTAACCCGGGCGGAAGCTCGCCAATGTGTGTGGTGATTGAGTCTGATGGTAAGGATATTTGGGCTGAAGATGTAAAGCCCAACAAACCGCTGGAGGAACTTACCGGAGAGGAAATCATTAAAATTACTAAGGAAGCCGGTATTGTAGGTCTTGGAGGGGCAGCTTTTCCAACACATGTCAAACTAATACCACCGGAGGGTGGACTGGAAGCGCTGATTCTAAACGGCGCGGAGTGTGAACCGTATCTTACCTGTGACCACAGGCTGATGGTGGAACGGGCGGAGGATCTGATTTACGGTACAAAAGCAATGATGAAAGCGCTTCAAGCCCGGAAGTGTTACATTGGGATTGAAGTAAACAAGCCTGATGCTATTGCTGTAGTCAGGGAAGCTATTGGTGGAGATTCCAGCATCGAAGTTGTTGAACTGGAGGTTAAGTATCCTCAAGGTTCTGGAAAACAGTTGGTTACTGCAGTTATGAATGGTATGGAGGTGCCTTCGGGCAAGAGGTCTACTGATGTGGGTGTTCAGGTGTCAAACACTGGAACAGCCATAGTAATTGCTGATGCCATTAAGACGGGGCGGCCTTTAATTGATACCGTGATTACCGTCGCCGGGTCCGGTGTTAATGAAAACGCTAACCTACTGGTAAGAGTGGGTACCATTTTCACAGAGATTGTGGAACAGTGTGGAGGAGTAAAGGACAATGCTGCTAAGATTATTATGGGTGGGCCCATGATGGGCGGCGCGGTACCTTCTCTGGATTTCCCCATCTGTAAGGCTACTTCAGGGGTTTTGATTTTAACCAAAGAAGAATCTGTAATTCATGAAATATTACCCTGTATCAAGTGCGGCCGCTGTGTTAATGTTTGTCCGGCTTTCATTATGCCCAATTTCATATCCAATGCCGGAGAACAGAACAATTATGCAGCTGCAAAAAAATTCAATGTAGATGAGTGTATAGAATGCGGTTCATGCGCCTTTGTATGTCCGGCCAAAAGGCCTATTGTACAGTGGATCCGGTTATGCAAAGCAGAAATAAGGGCCATGAGCAGTAAATAA
- a CDS encoding RnfABCDGE type electron transport complex subunit D, whose amino-acid sequence MENLAVEKRFVVSSSPHVRSPETVQKIMIDVLISLVPAVVVAAVFFREQAIIPIVICLVAAMATEFLLVRKGIFSDGSAAVTGVLLALTLPPGSAWWMCVIGAVSAIILGKYVFGGLGSNIFNPALVGRAVLLASWGGRMTDWLSPVDLKSAATPLAEPGQAALVDLFTGNVAGSLGETSAIALLIGAAYLLYKGHINWRIPGGYIGSALIMGTLLTAGGFGFDINMGLFHVLAGGLLLGALFMATDMVTSPVTPNGQLIFGIGCGVLTMLIRIYGNFPEGVTFAILIMNALTPIIDNATRPRFYGEVKK is encoded by the coding sequence ATGGAAAATTTAGCCGTTGAAAAAAGATTTGTTGTATCTTCCTCACCCCACGTAAGATCTCCTGAAACCGTACAGAAGATAATGATAGATGTATTAATTTCCTTAGTGCCCGCCGTAGTCGTTGCAGCCGTATTTTTCCGTGAACAAGCAATTATACCTATCGTAATCTGTCTTGTAGCAGCTATGGCTACCGAATTTCTTCTTGTGCGTAAAGGGATTTTTAGTGATGGAAGTGCAGCCGTAACAGGTGTTCTTTTGGCTTTAACCCTGCCCCCCGGGTCAGCCTGGTGGATGTGCGTGATTGGGGCAGTATCAGCAATTATTTTGGGTAAATATGTGTTTGGAGGCCTTGGAAGCAACATCTTTAACCCCGCTTTGGTGGGCCGTGCTGTTTTATTGGCTTCCTGGGGAGGCAGGATGACAGATTGGTTGAGCCCAGTAGACTTAAAGAGTGCTGCTACTCCACTGGCAGAACCAGGTCAAGCCGCTCTGGTGGATCTTTTTACCGGTAATGTGGCAGGTAGTTTGGGGGAAACCTCAGCCATCGCTTTGTTGATTGGAGCAGCATATCTGCTGTATAAAGGCCATATTAATTGGAGAATTCCCGGCGGTTATATTGGGTCCGCCCTGATTATGGGGACGCTGCTTACAGCCGGAGGATTTGGGTTTGATATAAACATGGGATTGTTCCATGTACTGGCCGGCGGTTTACTGCTGGGGGCTCTGTTCATGGCCACCGACATGGTAACCTCACCGGTTACTCCCAACGGTCAATTGATTTTTGGTATTGGATGCGGTGTATTGACGATGCTGATCAGAATATATGGGAACTTCCCCGAGGGAGTTACCTTTGCCATTTTGATTATGAACGCTCTTACACCAATTATTGATAACGCAACTCGGCCTCGTTTTTATGGGGAGGTGAAAAAATAA
- a CDS encoding FMN-binding protein: MGDIIKLSVVLALICVVAAGSLAFIEGITTPVILQREADVLAESLGQYVPDADSFEPVEVEGKTFYKALSGGQEIAYIMPDSRGAGYGGDVRVNVATDADGNVIAVDVVGHTETPGLGDKIEAESWLAQFVGKGISDAVAVGTDIDGIAGATVSARAAANAVRNALDEIGAAFLGVAMAEFDLASVEDGTYSGVGTGFGGDISIEVTVSGGKITSIEILDHSETAGLSDPAFAATPQDIIDAQDYEVDAVSGATMTSKGIMDAVFNALAN; the protein is encoded by the coding sequence ATGGGTGATATTATTAAATTATCCGTTGTGTTGGCTTTAATCTGTGTGGTAGCCGCCGGTTCCCTGGCTTTTATAGAAGGTATAACCACTCCGGTTATACTACAGAGGGAAGCGGATGTACTGGCAGAGTCATTGGGGCAGTATGTGCCTGATGCCGACAGTTTCGAGCCTGTTGAAGTAGAGGGCAAAACATTTTATAAAGCTCTATCAGGCGGACAGGAAATCGCCTACATTATGCCCGATTCCAGAGGTGCTGGATACGGTGGTGACGTAAGAGTAAACGTAGCTACCGATGCGGATGGAAATGTAATAGCTGTAGATGTAGTAGGACATACTGAAACCCCGGGTCTTGGAGACAAGATTGAAGCTGAGAGCTGGTTAGCTCAGTTTGTTGGGAAAGGTATAAGCGACGCTGTAGCTGTTGGGACAGATATTGACGGTATTGCCGGAGCTACTGTTTCGGCCCGGGCGGCTGCCAATGCTGTGCGGAACGCTTTAGATGAAATCGGAGCCGCTTTCCTTGGAGTAGCCATGGCGGAATTTGACCTGGCTTCTGTGGAAGATGGAACTTACAGCGGAGTTGGCACCGGATTTGGTGGAGATATAAGTATCGAAGTTACCGTATCTGGAGGCAAGATTACCTCGATTGAGATTCTGGATCATAGCGAAACTGCAGGTCTTTCTGATCCTGCCTTTGCAGCTACACCCCAGGATATTATAGATGCCCAGGACTACGAGGTTGATGCAGTCAGTGGTGCTACCATGACCAGCAAGGGAATCATGGATGCGGTATTTAACGCATTAGCCAATTAA
- the rsxE gene encoding electron transport complex subunit RsxE: MSIAKEFSKGIIKENPVLRLLLGLCPVLGVTTAAMNGLGMGLASTFVLTCSNIVISLLRNVIPAKVRIPCFIVVIATFVTIVDMSMNAFIPDLHANLGLFIPLIVVNCVILGRAEAFASKNSLPYAIADGVGIGLGFTLTLVILGSIREILGAGAIFGYVFTPEAFEPFGLFASPAGAFIGLGFLLAGMNLLSKKLKLD; this comes from the coding sequence ATGAGTATTGCCAAAGAATTTTCTAAAGGTATTATTAAAGAGAACCCTGTTCTGCGGCTGCTTTTAGGACTTTGTCCGGTTTTAGGGGTTACCACCGCAGCCATGAACGGCTTGGGAATGGGCTTAGCTTCTACCTTTGTGCTGACCTGTTCCAATATTGTTATTTCACTGTTAAGAAATGTGATCCCGGCCAAGGTTAGGATTCCCTGCTTCATCGTAGTCATCGCCACCTTTGTAACTATAGTGGATATGTCTATGAATGCATTTATTCCTGACCTGCATGCCAATCTAGGTCTTTTCATACCGTTGATTGTAGTAAACTGTGTTATCTTAGGAAGGGCTGAAGCTTTCGCTTCTAAGAACAGCCTGCCCTATGCCATCGCAGACGGTGTAGGAATTGGCTTGGGCTTTACCCTTACCCTGGTGATTTTAGGTTCCATACGGGAGATCCTTGGAGCCGGAGCCATTTTCGGATATGTCTTTACTCCGGAAGCTTTTGAGCCCTTTGGGTTGTTTGCTTCACCTGCCGGGGCTTTTATCGGATTAGGATTCCTGCTGGCAGGGATGAATCTGCTTTCTAAGAAATTAAAGCTTGACTGA
- the rsxA gene encoding electron transport complex subunit RsxA — protein MGEYFAILFGAIFIYNFVLTRFLGICPFLGVSKKIETSIGMGAAVIFVMTLAAIITWLIEFYILEPMSLEYLRTIAFILVIASLVQFVEMVIQKVSPALYEGLGVFLPLITTNCAVLGMAILNIQEKFNIIESIVHAIGAALGFTLALVILAGIRERLELAPLSKYYKGASVALITAGILSIAFQGFQGMM, from the coding sequence ATGGGAGAATATTTTGCCATATTGTTTGGCGCCATCTTTATATACAACTTTGTATTGACCCGTTTTTTAGGCATCTGTCCCTTCCTGGGGGTTTCTAAAAAAATTGAAACCTCTATCGGAATGGGCGCTGCGGTTATCTTCGTTATGACCTTGGCAGCCATTATAACCTGGCTCATTGAATTTTATATTCTAGAACCTATGAGTCTGGAATATCTGAGAACCATTGCCTTTATTCTGGTTATTGCCTCGCTGGTGCAGTTTGTAGAAATGGTTATTCAGAAGGTCAGCCCGGCTCTTTATGAAGGGTTGGGAGTGTTTCTGCCTCTGATTACAACAAACTGTGCAGTTTTAGGTATGGCTATCTTGAATATACAGGAAAAATTTAACATTATTGAGTCCATCGTCCATGCCATCGGGGCAGCCCTTGGTTTCACCCTTGCGCTGGTCATATTGGCAGGGATTCGGGAGAGGCTGGAGTTGGCTCCTCTTTCCAAGTATTACAAAGGTGCGTCAGTTGCATTAATTACAGCCGGTATATTGTCTATCGCATTCCAGGGTTTTCAGGGAATGATGTAA
- a CDS encoding RnfABCDGE type electron transport complex subunit B yields the protein MIQAIVSLGGLGLVFGGILAFASKKFAVYVDPKVEAIREVLPGANCGACGFAGCANFSDAVAAGDAGVADCIPGGSDCAGQIADILGMPKPEEGVKLVAQVNCIGFGEAAADSFIYDGVLTCTAANAFFDGYKECKYGCLGLGTCAQVCPFDAITMKNGKPIVDPELCKACNKCVTECPRGVVSIVNYNPQAYAVLCNSKDKGKQTKIFCQVGCIGCGACAKVCEANAIAMEKGKLATIDPALCTVCGSCVEKCKRDCIVVP from the coding sequence ATGATTCAAGCGATTGTAAGCTTAGGTGGATTGGGATTAGTCTTCGGCGGAATCCTGGCCTTTGCCTCCAAGAAGTTTGCCGTGTATGTAGATCCTAAGGTTGAGGCTATCCGGGAAGTCCTTCCGGGAGCTAACTGTGGGGCCTGTGGTTTTGCTGGATGTGCAAACTTCTCTGACGCGGTTGCGGCGGGAGATGCCGGTGTAGCAGACTGTATCCCCGGTGGTTCAGATTGTGCTGGTCAAATAGCGGATATTTTAGGTATGCCCAAACCTGAGGAAGGGGTCAAGTTGGTTGCCCAGGTCAACTGTATAGGTTTTGGGGAGGCTGCAGCGGACAGCTTTATATATGACGGAGTATTGACCTGTACTGCGGCAAATGCTTTTTTTGACGGTTATAAAGAATGTAAATATGGTTGTTTAGGACTGGGGACCTGTGCTCAGGTCTGTCCCTTTGACGCCATTACTATGAAGAACGGTAAGCCCATTGTAGACCCTGAACTATGTAAAGCCTGCAACAAGTGCGTAACTGAATGTCCCAGGGGAGTTGTCAGTATCGTAAACTATAACCCCCAGGCTTATGCAGTGCTCTGTAATTCTAAGGACAAGGGCAAGCAGACAAAGATATTTTGTCAGGTGGGATGCATCGGCTGCGGCGCCTGCGCCAAAGTATGTGAAGCCAATGCTATTGCTATGGAAAAAGGCAAGCTGGCCACTATTGACCCGGCTCTTTGCACCGTTTGCGGAAGTTGTGTTGAAAAGTGCAAGAGGGACTGTATAGTAGTCCCTTAA
- the moaC gene encoding cyclic pyranopterin monophosphate synthase MoaC, which produces MSSDKFTHFNQEGRARMVDVTDKVDTVREAAAHGKVCMKPETLRLIKDHGFKKGDVLGVAQVAGIMAAKKTGWLIPMCHPLFLTGVDIRFSLKDEGTVEIISRVKTTGKTGVEMEALTAVSAAALTIYDMCKSVDKDMEIKDIFLVEKTGGKSGHYRRNNDERLDG; this is translated from the coding sequence TTGTCCTCAGACAAATTTACACACTTCAATCAGGAAGGTCGCGCCCGGATGGTGGATGTGACCGATAAAGTTGACACCGTCAGAGAGGCTGCAGCCCATGGAAAAGTGTGTATGAAGCCGGAGACATTACGATTAATCAAAGATCACGGCTTTAAAAAGGGTGATGTTTTAGGTGTAGCTCAGGTGGCCGGGATTATGGCTGCTAAGAAAACAGGGTGGTTAATTCCTATGTGCCATCCACTGTTTCTAACGGGTGTTGATATCAGGTTTTCATTAAAAGATGAAGGCACCGTGGAGATTATAAGCAGGGTTAAGACTACGGGAAAAACCGGTGTGGAAATGGAAGCCCTTACGGCGGTTTCCGCTGCAGCATTAACGATCTATGATATGTGTAAATCTGTGGATAAGGATATGGAAATAAAAGATATTTTTTTGGTTGAAAAGACCGGCGGGAAAAGTGGACACTATCGCCGAAACAATGATGAAAGACTAGACGGGTAA
- a CDS encoding Na+/H+ antiporter subunit E encodes MKAGNLSTYVGTTFILFLFWLLITWSLHYQQLIAGLLCSVLVVIFCKDILIYQEERFIIKPVTFIKLFKYLIGLLVEIFKANIQVAMIVLNPKMPISPTLIEFKTNLKDDLSRVILANSITLTPGTLTVDLEGDVYLVHGLTRANAIDVVDWHMAIKLLDIEEGK; translated from the coding sequence ATGAAGGCTGGAAATTTAAGTACCTATGTAGGGACAACGTTTATTTTATTTCTTTTCTGGCTTTTAATCACCTGGAGTTTGCATTACCAGCAGTTGATTGCCGGTTTGCTCTGTTCAGTTCTTGTGGTTATATTCTGTAAAGACATTTTAATTTATCAAGAAGAACGGTTTATCATAAAACCTGTAACTTTTATAAAACTATTTAAATATCTCATTGGATTACTCGTTGAAATTTTCAAAGCAAATATTCAAGTAGCTATGATTGTGTTAAATCCTAAAATGCCTATTTCTCCTACTTTAATTGAATTTAAAACAAACCTAAAGGATGATTTAAGCCGGGTTATATTAGCGAATTCTATCACCTTAACACCGGGGACACTTACTGTTGACTTAGAAGGAGATGTCTACTTAGTCCATGGCCTGACCAGGGCTAACGCTATTGATGTTGTGGACTGGCATATGGCTATTAAGCTCTTGGATATTGAGGAGGGAAAATAA
- a CDS encoding monovalent cation/H+ antiporter complex subunit F, producing MLLFAFTASCIFLVLMIFLCLYRAYVGPTVADRVISINVISTKAVAIMTLVSIIYHKEYFLDIALVYALISFLATIGVAKYLQKGVLE from the coding sequence ATGCTGCTCTTTGCTTTTACGGCTTCTTGTATATTCTTAGTGCTTATGATTTTTTTGTGTTTATATCGAGCTTATGTTGGCCCAACCGTGGCAGACCGGGTCATTTCTATCAATGTAATCAGTACAAAAGCAGTAGCCATAATGACTTTAGTGTCAATTATTTATCATAAGGAGTACTTCCTGGACATTGCACTTGTTTATGCCTTAATATCTTTCCTCGCAACCATTGGGGTAGCAAAATATCTACAAAAGGGTGTCCTGGAATAA
- the mnhG gene encoding monovalent cation/H(+) antiporter subunit G: MEIISFIVLIFGIFFFMVGVVGLLRFPDVYTRLHATTKCDTLGIGLILFSIMLYQGFTGPSVKIGIIIIFIWLSNPTAAHAIAKAAYSVDIPMIKGTVFADQSKEESSSW, encoded by the coding sequence ATGGAGATTATCAGTTTTATAGTTTTGATCTTTGGAATATTCTTTTTCATGGTGGGTGTAGTTGGACTGCTTCGCTTTCCCGATGTTTATACCCGCCTTCATGCTACAACCAAATGTGATACCCTGGGGATAGGTTTAATTCTCTTTTCTATTATGCTGTATCAGGGTTTTACCGGCCCCAGTGTTAAGATTGGGATAATTATTATATTTATTTGGCTTTCCAATCCTACTGCAGCGCATGCCATTGCCAAGGCTGCTTATTCCGTAGATATTCCCATGATTAAGGGGACCGTCTTTGCAGACCAGTCTAAGGAGGAGAGCAGCTCATGGTAA
- a CDS encoding hydrogenase subunit MbhD domain-containing protein, translating into MVIMTNILNMLLLLFLIVCAISVAKTRDLLSAIIIFAAYSLIMAVVWQQLEAPDIAITEAAIGAGVTTLLLIATISKTRREE; encoded by the coding sequence ATGGTAATTATGACAAATATTTTAAATATGCTTTTGCTGTTATTTCTTATTGTTTGTGCTATTAGTGTAGCCAAAACCAGGGATCTGCTCAGTGCAATCATTATTTTTGCTGCGTACAGTCTAATTATGGCGGTGGTGTGGCAGCAGTTGGAAGCCCCGGATATTGCTATTACTGAAGCAGCCATTGGGGCGGGAGTTACAACACTGCTCTTAATTGCCACAATTAGTAAAACAAGGAGGGAAGAATAA
- the mbhE gene encoding hydrogen gas-evolving membrane-bound hydrogenase subunit E: MRLILTLIFLALISVVMVATVVEMPPFGNADNPTNNEVPQKYINDAVEDTGALNVISSIIIDYRAFDTLGEATVLFVAIAAALSCLKAHS; encoded by the coding sequence ATGAGACTTATTCTTACCTTGATTTTTTTAGCTCTGATAAGCGTAGTTATGGTAGCCACGGTAGTAGAGATGCCTCCTTTCGGTAATGCTGACAACCCTACCAATAATGAAGTGCCTCAAAAATATATTAATGATGCCGTTGAGGACACCGGGGCTCTAAATGTGATTTCTAGTATAATTATTGACTATCGGGCATTTGATACCTTAGGGGAGGCCACAGTGTTGTTTGTAGCCATTGCGGCAGCTCTATCGTGCCTGAAGGCTCATTCTTAA